From a region of the Daphnia pulicaria isolate SC F1-1A chromosome 1, SC_F0-13Bv2, whole genome shotgun sequence genome:
- the LOC124336095 gene encoding WD repeat domain phosphoinositide-interacting protein 4-like, giving the protein MTSRGGAKVLSLKFNQDRSCFTCCTDAGVRIHNVEPLTEKAHYDTSEMGTIIHCEMLHRTNLIAMVGGGPRPKFADNTILIYDDVLKKFVLDYTFTQPVVAVHLKRDRLIAVLRRQIHVFSFPNNSRKLFTLETRDNPKGLCQINSLISSEKQLLVCLGHKLGSIQLVDLSVTELGISSAPQTISAHQGEVACLALNSQGTVVATASDKGTLIRVWDTLKRTLLVELRRGSDPATLYCINFSPDSEFLCCSSDKGTIHIFALKETHLNRRSSLKKMSFLGNYIESQWALANFTVPPECACICAFGSNKSSVVAICMDGTFHKYVFTPTGNCNRESFDVYLDVCEDDDF; this is encoded by the exons ATGACGTCCAGAGGTGGTGCAAAAGTTTTGAGCTTGAAGTTTAATCAAGATCGCA GCTGCTTCACATGCTGCACTGATGCTGGCGTACGTATTCACAACGTCGAGCCCCTGACAGAGAAAGCACATTATG ACACATCTGAAATGGGTACCATCATTCATTGCGAAATGCTGCACAGGACAAACTTGATTGCCATGGTTGGTGGTGGTCCACGTCCAAAGTTTGCAGATAACACAATATTGATTTATGATGATGTATTGAAAAAGTTTGTCCTTGACTATACTTTCACTCAACCAGTTGTTGCTGTTCACCTCAAAAGAGACAG ACTGATAGCAGTTTTGAGGAGGCAAATccacgtcttttcttttcccaataACTCAAGAAAGCTCTTCACCTTAGAAACTAGGGACAACCCAAAGGGACTGTGTCAAATAAACTCTCTAATTTCATCAGAAAAACAGTTGCTGGTTTGCCTAGGTCATAAACTAGGAAGCATTCAACTAGTG GATCTGTCAGTCACTGAATTAGGAATTTCTAGTGCTCCACAAACAATAAGTGCTCATCAAGGAGAGGTAGCCTGCTTAGCTTTGAATTCACAAGGTACTGTTGTTGCCACTGCTTCGGACAAAGGTACTCTCATACGTGTATGGGACACGCTGAAACGAACTCTTCTGGTCGAGCTCCGACGCGGATCGGACCCCGCTACTCTATATTG TATTAATTTTAGTCCTGATTCCGAGTTCCTCTGTTGTTCCAGCGACAAGGGAACTATTCACATATTCGCCCTTAAGGAAACGCATTTGAACCGACGTTCTTC attaaagaaaatgagCTTTCTTGGTAACTATATCGAATCGCAATGGGCTTTAGCCAATTTCACCGTACCCCCAGAGTGTGCCTGCATCTGTGCTTTCGGCAGCAATAAATCCAGCGTCGTAG CCATCTGCATGGACGGCACTTTCCACAAATATGTTTTTACACCGACCGGGAACTGCAATCGCGAATCGTTCGATGTGTACTTGGACGTCTGCGAAGACGATGATTTCTGA
- the LOC124337491 gene encoding small integral membrane protein 20-like, which yields MVLLKGWKYAAMVGTVVGAIGLAIYPIIVSPMMNPEPYKKQQAVNRSGISQEEIQPGNMKVWSDPFARPKAEEK from the exons ATGGTTTTGTTAAAAGGATGGAAATATGCTGCAATGGTTGGCACTGTTGTTGGCGCGATAGGTTTAGCGATTTATCCCATAATTGTCAGTCCCATGATGAATCCGGAGCCTTACA AAAAACAGCAAGCTGTCAACAGAAGTGGAATCAGCCAAGAGGAAATTCAACCAGGAA acatgaAAGTTTGGTCAGATCCCTTCGCCAGACCAAAGGCAGAAGAAAAGTGA